The following proteins come from a genomic window of Melospiza georgiana isolate bMelGeo1 chromosome 3, bMelGeo1.pri, whole genome shotgun sequence:
- the LOC131081401 gene encoding p53 apoptosis effector related to PMP-22-like yields the protein MVVCGLACWRCRWLLPLLLGLAIIMGIIALAGRGWLESESEPYVQQASLWESCTRGEEDLNWNCESLMDYGWGRAAAATYLVGFVILVICFALAVIAFSIEILRFNFVRGIGGLLFVVAAFQIIGLVIYPVKFTEDIPLTGDNMFSWAYGFGWASTVVVIGCAFFFCCLPNWEDEVLGNIKPTYYYSSPERAPYLN from the exons ATGGTGGTGTGCGGCCTCGCCTGCTGGAGGTGCAGGtggctcctgcccctgctgctgggcctggccatCATCATGGGCATCATCGCCCTGGCGGGCCGCGGCTGGCTGGAGTCCGAGTCGGAGCCCTACGTGCAGCAAGCGTCGCTGTGGGAGAGCTGCACGCGGGGCGAGGAGGACCTCAACTGGAACTGCGAGTCCCTGATGGACTACG GGtgggggagagcagcagctgccacataCCTCGTTGGCTTTGTGATCCTGGTCATCTGTTTCGCCCTTGCAGTCATCGCGTTCTCGATCGAGATCCTCCGCTTCAACTTTGTGCGAGGAATTGGAGGCCTGCTCTTTGTTGTTG CTGCATTCCAGATCATTGGCTTGGTCATTTACCCAGTGAAATTCACAGAAGACATTCCACTGACAGGAGATAACATGTTCAGCTGGGCCTATGGTTttggctgggccagcactgtTGTTGTAATAGGTTGTGCTTTCTTCTTCTGCTGCCTCCCCAACTGGGAAGATGAAGTCCTGGGAAACATCAAGCCTACCTATTACTACTCCTCCCCAGAGAGAGCACCATACTTAAATTGA